A region from the Brachyspira pilosicoli genome encodes:
- a CDS encoding 4Fe-4S dicluster domain-containing protein — MNINNNAAQLKKDILVRITTLFIEDRLIEEIDRMPIEIIPRDSKSIRCCIHHDREIIKNRIMARLGISVEGKEDSGIPLSEYAKLALEREKPTWPMLTVLDEACNACVRANFMVTDACQACLARPCKMNCPKNAITILDEKRAYIDSDKCINCGLCLKNCPYHAIIYIPVPCEESCPVGAINKNEQGKEVIDYHKCIFCGNCMRECPFSAMMDKGQLLDVLKHLKKDKKVNVMYAPAIASQFNAKPGQLKSALLKIGFHKVWEVALGADVTSDREAAEFEERMERGDKLMTTSCCPAYVKAVRKHVPELVPCVSETKTPMHYTAEMMHAEDPDAVNVFIGPCLAKRRESIDDDLVDYCLSMEELDALFIATGTDVAKEPDLDIGEIPTASGRKYAMSGGVAEAVKIRLKHPEKLKAAVINGLDKEGMKQLRAYGKVQSGETPVSDDTPNLVEVMACNGGCVGGPCVVKNPKAATVLLQKYASTGKELNKE; from the coding sequence ATTGATAGAATGCCTATAGAGATAATACCGAGAGATAGTAAATCAATAAGATGTTGTATTCATCATGATAGAGAGATAATAAAAAATAGGATTATGGCAAGACTTGGTATAAGTGTTGAAGGTAAAGAAGATAGCGGCATACCTTTATCTGAATATGCCAAATTAGCATTAGAAAGAGAGAAGCCCACTTGGCCTATGCTTACTGTATTAGATGAAGCTTGTAATGCTTGTGTTAGGGCTAATTTCATGGTTACAGATGCTTGTCAGGCTTGTTTGGCTAGACCTTGTAAAATGAACTGCCCGAAAAATGCTATTACCATATTAGATGAGAAAAGAGCTTATATAGATAGTGATAAATGTATTAACTGCGGATTATGTTTAAAAAATTGCCCTTATCATGCAATTATATATATACCTGTTCCTTGTGAAGAATCTTGTCCTGTTGGTGCTATTAATAAAAATGAACAAGGAAAAGAGGTAATAGATTATCATAAATGTATATTCTGCGGTAACTGTATGAGAGAATGTCCTTTCAGTGCTATGATGGATAAAGGTCAGCTTTTGGATGTGCTTAAACATTTAAAAAAGGACAAAAAAGTTAATGTGATGTATGCTCCTGCTATAGCTTCACAATTTAATGCTAAACCTGGTCAATTAAAAAGTGCTTTATTAAAGATAGGTTTCCATAAGGTATGGGAAGTTGCTTTGGGGGCTGATGTTACTTCTGATAGAGAGGCTGCTGAGTTTGAAGAGAGAATGGAGAGGGGAGATAAGTTAATGACTACTTCTTGCTGTCCTGCTTATGTTAAGGCTGTTAGAAAACATGTTCCGGAATTAGTGCCTTGCGTATCTGAAACTAAAACTCCTATGCATTACACTGCTGAAATGATGCATGCTGAGGATCCTGATGCTGTTAATGTATTTATAGGGCCTTGTCTTGCTAAGAGAAGAGAGAGTATTGATGATGATTTAGTAGATTATTGTTTATCTATGGAAGAGCTTGATGCTTTATTTATAGCTACAGGAACTGATGTTGCTAAAGAGCCTGATTTAGATATAGGAGAGATTCCTACTGCTTCTGGAAGAAAATATGCTATGAGCGGGGGAGTTGCTGAGGCTGTTAAAATAAGATTAAAACACCCTGAAAAATTAAAGGCTGCTGTTATTAATGGTCTTGATAAAGAGGGTATGAAACAATTAAGAGCTTATGGTAAAGTACAATCTGGAGAAACACCTGTTAGTGATGATACTCCAAATTTAGTAGAGGTTATGGCTTGTAATGGCGGATGTGTGGGAGGACCTTGTGTTGTTAAGAACCCTAAAGCAGCTACTGTTTTATTACAGAAATATGCTTCTACTGGTAAAGAATTAAATAAAGAATAA